From the genome of Vicia villosa cultivar HV-30 ecotype Madison, WI linkage group LG2, Vvil1.0, whole genome shotgun sequence, one region includes:
- the LOC131649814 gene encoding uncharacterized protein LOC131649814 yields the protein MVRLLEMATCYARSTPLSAEAARFLQEQVKMKASALEEKDQLLKEQGEELDIVKARLNKKEAALVDVQGQYTLLSRTLYGTMLSSSVREASLRRSQAPAEDESEEEKALLTRADLIQYIRVLGSDCVAAAEDTFHSTVAQLKLKNPGVELVTEGTGPYHRVEGDQIVSPAFGEEPVTQEAEEVQVEEGV from the coding sequence ATGGTTCGGCTTTTGGAGATGGCCACTTGCTATGCTCGCTCGACGCCTTTGTCAGCGGAAGCAGCGAGGTTTCTTCAGGAGCAGGTCAAGATGAAGGCCTCTGCCTTGGAGGAGAAGGACCAGCTGCTGAAGGAACAGGGCGAGGAACTGGACATTGTGAAGGCTCGGCTGAACAAAAAGGAGGCTGCTCTGGTGGACGTGCAAGGTCAATACACCTTGCTCTCCAGGACTCTGTATGGAACAATGCTGTCTTCCTCGGTTAGGGAGGCCTCTCTTCGCCGTTCTCAAGCTCCTGCTGAGGATGAGTCGGAAGAGGAGAAGGCTCTTTTAACCCGGGCAGACTTGATTCAATATATCAGAGTCTTGGGGAGTGACTGTGTGGCGGCAGCCGAGGATACCTTTCACTCCACTGTGGCCCAGCTCAAACTGAAGAATCCGGGGGTGGAGTTGGTGACCGAAGGTACCGGGCCTTACCATCGTGTGGAGGGCGACCAAATTGTTTCTCCGGCCTTCGGGGAGGAGCCCGTGACACAGGAAGCCGAGGAGGTCCAAGTTGAGGAAGGTGTATGA